TTCGACTCGTTCCGCCTGGACCCGGCCGTGGCGGGCCAACTGGGGCAGCGGACGACGGGCGGCTGACGGCTCTCAGTGCAGCGGGTGCACGAAGCGGCGCACCCCGGCGAGCAGGGCCTCGCGGTCGAAGGGCTTGGAGAGCACCTCGCGGATGGCGGGGTGGCGCTCCTCGCTGGAGCTGATGGCCATGACGGGCAGCTCCGCGAAGCGGGGCTCGCGCTGCAAGGTGTCCAAGAGCCGCCAGCTGTCCTTGCGCGGCGTCCACATGTCCACCAGCAGCAGCGCGGGGCACGGGTGTGCTTCCAGCCACGCG
The sequence above is drawn from the Corallococcus sp. NCRR genome and encodes:
- a CDS encoding response regulator: MSRAPPTLLLVEDDSDLRDALVEILQGEGHTVTATENGDQALAWLEAHPCPALLLVDMWTPRKDSWRLLDTLQREPRFAELPVMAISSSEERHPAIREVLSKPFDREALLAGVRRFVHPLH